From the Lathyrus oleraceus cultivar Zhongwan6 chromosome 4, CAAS_Psat_ZW6_1.0, whole genome shotgun sequence genome, one window contains:
- the LOC127136153 gene encoding DNA-directed RNA polymerase subunit alpha-like: MAKSIPKIGSRKTERIGSRKHPRKIPKGVIYIQASFNNTIVTVTGVRGRVISWSSAGSCGFKGTRRGTPFAAQITAGNAIQTVVEQGMQRAEVRIKGPGLGRDAALRAIYKSGILLKVIRDVTPLPHNGCRAPKKRRWKCVESRVDSKRLYYGRFILSPLMKGQADTIGITMRIILLGEIEGTCITRAKFEKIPHEYSTIVGIQESINENLMNLKEIVLRSNLYGTRETSICLKGPGYVIAQDIILPPWVEVIDNTQHIANLIEPITLCIELQIERKQEYRVKTLNNIQDESYTIDVVFMPVRNANHSIHSYVNENKKQEILFLKIWTNGKGNLNFENNKHKMTLPLFTLHDHYIFVKDKLRKNQKEITLKSIFIDQLELPPRIYNCLKKFNIHTILELLNKSQEDLMKIEHFRVEDLKLILNILQIKNHFV, translated from the exons atgGCAAAATCTATACCAAAAATTGGTTCACGGAAAACTGAACGTATTGGTTCGCGTAAGCATCCTCGTAAAATACCAAAGGGGGTTATTTATATTCAAGCTAGTTTCAACAATACCATTGTGACTGTTACAGGTGTACGAGGTCGGGTGATTTCTTGGTCCTCCGCCGGTTCATGTGGATTCAAGGGTACACGAAGGGGGACACCATTTGCCGCTCAAATCACAGCGGGAAATGCTATTCAAACAGTAGTCGAGCAAGGCATGCAACGAGCAGAAGTCAGGATAAAGGGTCCGGGTCTAGGAAGAGATGCGGCATTAAGAGCTATTTATAAAAGTGGGATACTATTAAAGGTTATACGGGATGTAACCCCTCTACCACATAATGGATGTCGGGCTCCTAAAAAAAGACGT TGGAAGTGTGTTGAATCAAGGGTAGATAGTAAGCGTCTTTATTATGGACGCTTTATTCTGTCTCCACTTATGAAAGGTCAAGCAGATACAATAGGCATTACAATGCGAATAATTTTGCTCGGAGAAATAGAGGGAACATG taTCACACGTGCAAAATTTGAGAAAATACCACATGAATATTCTACCATAGTAGGTATTCAAGAATCAATTAATGAAAATTTAATGAATTTGAAAGAAATTGTATTGAGAAGTAATCTGTATGGAACTCGGGAGACATCTATTTGTTTAAAAGGTCCTGGATATGTAATTGCTCAAGACATCATTTTACCACCTTGGGTGGAAGTCATTGATAATACACAACATATAGCTAACCTAATAGAACCTATTACTTTGTGTATTGAATTACAAATTGAGAGAAAGCAGGAATACCGTGTAAAAACACTAAACAACATTCAAGATGAAAGTTATACTATAGATGTTGTATTCATGCCTGTTAGAAATGCAAATCATAGTATCCATTCTTATGTgaatgaaaataaaaaacaagagatACTATTTCTGAAAATATGGACAAATGGAA AAGGAAACTtaaattttgaaaacaataaacACAAAATGACTTTGCCCCTTTTTACTTTACATGATCATTATATATTCGTTAAGGATAAACTAAGgaaaaatcaaaaagaaattaCATTGAAATCCATTTTTATTGACCAATTAGAATTGCCTCCCCGGATCTATAATTGTCTTAAAAAGTTCAATATACATACAATATTGGAACTTTTGAATAAGAGTCAAGAAGACCTTATGAAAATTGAACATTTTCGAGTAGAAGATTTAAAATTGATATTAAACATTTTACAAATCAAAAATCATTTTGTATAA